The genomic segment ATAGAAAATTTCAGACAGCTAAGTAAAGTAGtttaattttcatcatatttagcATGCCTACCCCCTCAAGAGAATTATTACATGTAATGCAGATGAAGGCATTTATAGTTATCAAGCCATATCTGTAATCACTTCATGAGCTTTACTACTCCTCAAATGTTGGATTGCACGCTTTCAGTTCTGCCACCCCAAGAATGTTCAATAAGCTCCCTCTTTATGTCAGACAAACTAAGGAGATTCAAGAAAGAACTAAGAACTTTCCTGTTTTCTGACTGTTATGACATGGAAATGCTGACAATCAAAAAAGCATATAAAGTGTGATCATTATTGAAAGGTTAATGAATTAAAATGTGGGTCCTGCAGAACACTTTGGTGGCAGTAGGATCagataaacaagaaacacaactaGTAAGCAACgaataagtatgtgtgtgtgtgtgtgtgtgtgtaagtctgaaacctttttttttttttttttttttttttcaggcataTCAACAAAGATTTATACCATCTGAAGAACATTAAACAGACAGATGGCTGCTGCAGATGATAGCTTTGATCAGGTGAGTGAAATGATATTTAGGCTTTTAGATTgtaagaagtttttttttttttttttattcttaagttccctaaatttttttaatttgagAGGAAACTAATGACAAAGGCAGCAATGAGCACCGTCTTTAATATATCCAAATGTTTCAACATCTTATGTTATCTTCAGTGGTCTAAATCTAAACATAAAACAGATATAAATATAAAGCCACAAACATTAGAATAATGACTAGATACAAAGATTAAGAAGTAAAAGTTATACAGTGTTTAGTGAGTAGGGTTGAAGACTGGCTTTAGTTGTCAAATATATAGATTCCAATACTTATAAATTGTTTCTATTACAGGTGGTGAGGATATGCCACTTATAATAGAAACTCTATATATTACACAACTAAAGCCAACCCTCAACAATTCACTACCCACTACCCACAAAATACTGTATAAATTTTACTGCTTAACTTTTATATTTAGTCATTATTCTAACTCTTGAAACTAAGATTTCCTAGAAATCAGCCTGTATGAATTATTCCTGAAAGTTCAGCATTGAAAATGAATACATTGTTTtgataaatacatataaaacaaTTTCATTTGGATACATGATCATGTACTTTATGCTTTGCTGTTATCAGTACATATAACTTTATTTAGTAAGCGCTACACTGAtgtttattgttcttattatcagTCAGTTCCTCTATAGGGATATACTATTGATTTTTCAGTGTGTGCctctttactcttttattttgtaGAATACTTCACAATGATGTAGACACACTGATAATGACACTAATATATGGTTATTAGGTTTTGTGTTTTTCAGAGCTGGGCGTTGCGACTTTGCGACTCTGCTGCACCATGAATTCAAAAGTCACACACATTTTGAAAAAGTTGTAATAAACAAAGTTACACCACCATTTTCTGTGGCTTTTGTTGCAACTTTGAACAGGAACAAAGATAATTTTTCTTAAAGAAATTGCtgcggctggaggaggaggaggaggaggaggaggaggaggagaaggaggaggaggaggacctatagatattagtttaggCTGTGttttaactgaaaaaaaatctaaaaaaaaggataaatatgtTTTCCCAGCCTTATAAAATCATGTTTCTGTTATCATGCTAAAGTTTACTTTGTAATTTAGTGGAGTCGCACTGAGAAAAAAGTCAGTCACAAAGTTAAAAGTTGCAAAATTACAGTCAGGCAGCAAAGTTGCAAACTCAAAGTTGAACCTGAAATATCAAAGTAGTGCCCAGCTCTGGTGTCTTTACACATTCTAACAAATTTTGGCTTTCATGATGCCACtatatttcaatacatttttacctttaaggTTGTAATATACATTTGACGTGGTGGTGCACATGTGATTGTTGTTTGGTGACTTCTTCAGACAAGCTTCACCTTGTAGGGCATTATTGCATAATTGCCATACTCTTTAGACATAATTCTACTGGCATTTTGGTTCTATTTGGTTCTATTTTGCTCTTCTCCTCTTAAGTTTATGCTCATTGATGGGTCTTTGGTACTGTAGTTTGTAGAGTGGCTGTAGATGCTGGAGAGGCTAATGGCAtctgaaataaagtaaatgttACCTTTGTCCAGTACAACACTCTTTGTAGTGATTTGTCTAGATGTAGCTGATACTTAACCAGTATAAAAGTACATATGGCTTGTATGTACTATTGTATAGTTCTATCTTAATTTTCATTTCTTGACACAGTTAGTAAGACATTTATAGATTCAAGACAAAGCTCTCATTGTATTTTTTAATGTGTAGAGCTTTGAGCAATGCACACTACTAGCTGTGGCTTCTGGATATATTGTGAAATTAATAAGAGTAAGCAATCATTATACACTATCTTCATCATTACTGCCTATCATATTTAGTTGCCtaattttttctgtttgtcataGAACGGCTAATAAGTCTCTTGTACAGAGTGGAGTATAATATGATATCAATGCGATAAAAGCCATGGTCTGCCACAAGCCACGAACTTTGATTTCAGCACTGATTATAATATACCAGGgtagtagtttttatttatttttttctttcccagtaTGATTTGAATAATGCATGCTGCAGCTTGTTTCATATTTGGttctaattttgtttattttttttcttcttcccttcttccttgtcccatctttttcctctcccttcatatccaaccttttctcttcatcactgCTCACTTGTTGCTTCCTCATAACAATCTGATACTCCATGTATGCTTTGCTGTGCTGGACTGCTGTGCTCACACCTGGCTGGAAAATCCTTCTTTGTCCTTTGCTTGTTTCATTGTGGATGAtttggtaataacaataaaattataacaattataacaacaacaacaacaataataataataataataataataataataataataataatgatgataatgatgatgataataacattaattATATGGTACAATAAAATGTTGGTATGTGACTGTTGCATGGTGGGATGTTATATGATGGTGATTTACTAACGAAATGAATACTCATTAAACTAATTACTAATCCATGTATGACATGATCCGGCATGAATATTCAAATGCATGTTTTCCATTTCAATTTTTGCGAATCACTGCATTTTATCACTGAATGAACATTTTTTATATGATATTGAAaaatttatcaattttctttgaTGATATTTTGAATTTTACAATTTTCCTAATCTTTATGAAAACTGCCAATGGCTTGTGTAATTAAATATTTGCATAACATGATTGATTGTATTTTCTGTAAATTACTATCTTTATTGGTAATCATATAATTGGTACTGAAATATTTCATATTTATGGATAATCTTTATATACATTCTTTTTGAAATTCCTGTTTATCTATGTGTAATTGTATTCATTCTTTCCACTGGATGCTTGCCTTTTTTTGTGACTtactttgataaaaatatttaaTAACTGATTTTCTTGCATTATGCTCTGATTTCTTTGCATCTTTTTGAAAATTCATTAATTGAATTTCCTTGCCTGCAAAAACCAACACAAATACCTTCATGTGCTAATCCTGAAATCCTGCCATTGCTATCCTACCCCTCATCCACCCCTCCTTAGCAGAATGATGGCGACGATTTATTTcagtatgaagaggaggaggcaggggagACTCAGTCAGAAGTCACCATAACAACAGGAACAGGAGGACGTAAGAGACTTTTCTCCAAAGAACTGCGGTGCATGATGTATGGATTCGGGGATGACCAGAATCCCTACACAGAAAGTGTTGATCTCCTCGAGGATATGGTCATTGAGTTCATAACTCAGATGGTAGGAAATCATGCTTTACATTTTCATGAAGCATATATGcaaaagaaattaacagtattTAAATGTTTGTTATTCCCTAAATTTCATTGAAAATTGAAAACATTTCAGATGAAGTAGAGGATGTTCAGCACAGAACTGTTAATGATATACATTACTGGGAAGAAATATGCACATTATCTTGgtaacttctcttttttttatggtaatgaGGTGTAATGGATCCTTTGCTGCATGTAAAAATATTCACCTTTAGTTGTGTTCCACTGACCAAGAAATTGATAACAAAAAAGCCAGTTGGCTCTGCCACTAACAATGGGCTTCTGTGACCAGACCCAGCGGGCGATGGAGGTGGGACGGTCTGGCAGAGTGCAGGTGGAAGATGTCATGTACTTGGtgaggaaggataagagaaaatatgCCCGTGTCCATGACCTGCTCAATATGAATGAAGAACTGAAGAAGGCAAGAAAGGCCTTTGATGAAGTAAAATATGCTGGAGTGTAGACTTTTATGTGCATATGTGTATAGTGTAACTGAGGAGAATAATTATAAGTGCTGTTTGCTTATGGAATAAGTTAATGTTTTAGCTAAGATTTTGAAGTGATTTTATATTAGGCAAATTTTAGGAACCTATGGTCCATACAGTGGAAATGTGTGGAATGtctacagtagagagagagagagagagagagagagagagagagagagagagagagagagagaacactgaaGATTATATTTATAGGCCATGAAATACAAACAAAGGAGCAGGTATCAGAGTTTAGGAGTGTAGGTAAGCAGAtagtaaataaatggaaattatGTGAAAGCTGTTAAGTGGGTTAGGAATATTTGGATATATGGTAAAAAATATACTTTACACATTGAAGTATAATTTTATTGTTAAAAGTGTTTGTAACttcataagaaaaatataaaatgacaatTTTCTTACAAAGGTTCTATGTAACAGTTCTCAATTTTCTGTTAACAAGTCAGCATCAGACAGCCATAGGTTTGCTCATATCCAATAAAATATTTAAATTAATTTATTCTGTTGTTTAAAATGCATTGGTCTTTTCTCTTATGTTTGTGTCTTTAATTATACAGCAGTACCTAGATCCCCACATATTGAAAACATTATAATTTCACAAAGTTCCTCTGCAGTAAATCACATCATGCTGCAAACAGTTTGTAGCTTAGCCATCATCTCCAAAAGAAGACTGACTTAGTGGTGTCCTACAAAATGAGCAAGAGTTCTAAAAATGCAAGTCTGTTTCAACAGCTTTGATGTTCCCTTCTCGAAAATAATCAGTCActggatggaagaaaagagtaaggCAGTGCACTAGCtaaaggtgacaaagatgaatcagttaaaatactgaaagaattcTGTGCTGTCATGATGGTAGAGATGTGGGGAAAGTTTTTGTCCAGATAATTATCTAATAGGTGaagcaaaattttttttttctacattgaaGGCTTAAAGATTCTGCCCTTGTATTGTATTGAGAAGTTATTGCACAGTTTTTAGCAACTGTTTGTAATTATATGGCCCATAGAGACTTAAGCTTGAAATGagattcttatcattatttg from the Portunus trituberculatus isolate SZX2019 chromosome 17, ASM1759143v1, whole genome shotgun sequence genome contains:
- the LOC123504785 gene encoding transcription initiation factor TFIID subunit 13-like isoform X2, with product MAAADDSFDQNDGDDLFQYEEEEAGETQSEVTITTGTGGRKRLFSKELRCMMYGFGDDQNPYTESVDLLEDMVIEFITQMTQRAMEVGRSGRVQVEDVMYLVRKDKRKYARVHDLLNMNEELKKARKAFDEVKYAGV
- the LOC123504785 gene encoding transcription initiation factor TFIID subunit 13-like isoform X3, translated to MAAADDSFDQYEEEEAGETQSEVTITTGTGGRKRLFSKELRCMMYGFGDDQNPYTESVDLLEDMVIEFITQMTQRAMEVGRSGRVQVEDVMYLVRKDKRKYARVHDLLNMNEELKKARKAFDEVKYAGV
- the LOC123504785 gene encoding transcription initiation factor TFIID subunit 13-like isoform X1 yields the protein MAAADDSFDQQNDGDDLFQYEEEEAGETQSEVTITTGTGGRKRLFSKELRCMMYGFGDDQNPYTESVDLLEDMVIEFITQMTQRAMEVGRSGRVQVEDVMYLVRKDKRKYARVHDLLNMNEELKKARKAFDEVKYAGV